One Roseimaritima multifibrata DNA window includes the following coding sequences:
- a CDS encoding redoxin family protein encodes MKSCILLFSIFCVSCFVVCCNASVAAAADSDVRQGPVPVNAGSAGVGRMVPDLNLTTIDGRELRLSQLTDADAVVIAMTGTGCPLCLKYAPTLAAIEKEYRGRGVQFLFVNPNESEEVDRLRAAVQAHGLEGPYVRDDDRSISQTLNAKSTTEVFVLDRSRTLVYRGAVDDQYGFGYALENPRRTFLRDALEATLKGQAPVHAAMTAPGCELIVRANSEVAKAEVTYHRQIARIINRNCIECHRDTGLAPIPLETYEQVRDYAGMIDSVVDRGVMPPWFAAPMASEREKAESETDLHWANERSLSDAEKADLAAWIDAETPEGDPGDAPLPRQFPDGWLIGKPDAVYEFAEPVAVKATGFMPYQNITVETNLEEGKWVRAIEVQPGNRSVVHHVIVSLKSGGADERDGYWGIYVPGNSTLDYPEGYAKWLPAGATLRFQMHYTPNGTATEDSTRIGLVFAEEPPKHEVKVHAIVDPRFKIPAGANNHEVSAKLDVPADVEVLGFLPHMHLRGKAAKYELVRDGETETLLDVPHYDFNWQLLYRLAAPRQLKTGDTIRYTSWYDNSADNPANPDPSRDVRWGQQTYDEMHLGYVEYVVTAETPEEKPVADQNNDRARLFRLLDVNKDGAITRDEVRRRMPRDESAATTKFDRLDRDKNGKIDAEELSRL; translated from the coding sequence ATGAAGTCTTGCATCCTTCTGTTCTCGATCTTTTGCGTCTCATGCTTTGTCGTTTGTTGCAATGCCTCCGTCGCTGCGGCGGCAGATTCGGACGTTCGCCAAGGCCCCGTGCCGGTGAACGCTGGCAGTGCGGGCGTAGGGCGTATGGTTCCTGACTTGAACCTGACGACCATTGATGGACGGGAGCTTCGTTTGAGTCAGCTAACCGACGCGGATGCGGTCGTGATTGCGATGACAGGGACCGGTTGCCCGCTCTGCCTGAAGTATGCGCCGACCTTGGCTGCTATTGAAAAAGAGTATCGCGGTCGAGGCGTTCAGTTCCTGTTCGTAAATCCAAATGAATCGGAGGAAGTGGATCGGTTGCGTGCCGCAGTACAGGCTCACGGGTTGGAAGGACCCTATGTACGGGACGACGATCGATCGATTTCCCAGACGCTCAACGCCAAGTCGACCACCGAAGTCTTCGTCTTGGATCGTTCGCGAACCTTGGTCTATCGGGGAGCCGTGGATGATCAATACGGGTTTGGTTACGCGTTAGAGAATCCGCGTCGCACGTTTTTGAGGGATGCCCTCGAGGCGACTTTAAAGGGCCAGGCTCCCGTTCATGCCGCAATGACGGCTCCGGGATGCGAGCTGATCGTCCGAGCCAATTCGGAGGTCGCTAAGGCGGAGGTGACCTACCATCGGCAAATTGCCCGTATCATCAATCGCAACTGCATTGAATGCCATCGTGATACAGGGCTCGCGCCGATTCCGCTGGAAACCTATGAACAGGTTCGCGATTACGCCGGAATGATCGACAGCGTTGTCGATCGTGGCGTGATGCCTCCTTGGTTCGCGGCTCCTATGGCCAGTGAGCGTGAGAAAGCCGAATCCGAAACCGATCTGCACTGGGCAAATGAACGATCTTTGTCCGATGCCGAAAAGGCCGACTTAGCTGCCTGGATCGATGCGGAGACGCCGGAAGGAGACCCCGGTGATGCTCCTCTTCCGCGACAATTTCCCGACGGATGGTTGATCGGTAAACCGGATGCAGTCTACGAATTTGCCGAACCGGTAGCCGTGAAAGCGACTGGTTTCATGCCGTACCAAAATATTACGGTCGAAACAAATTTAGAAGAAGGGAAATGGGTGCGAGCGATCGAAGTGCAGCCCGGCAATCGTTCTGTTGTGCATCACGTCATCGTGTCGCTAAAGTCAGGTGGCGCGGATGAACGAGACGGATACTGGGGGATTTACGTCCCGGGCAATAGTACGCTTGACTATCCCGAAGGTTATGCAAAGTGGTTGCCAGCTGGCGCGACGTTGCGATTTCAAATGCACTACACGCCCAACGGGACTGCGACCGAAGATAGCACCCGAATTGGATTGGTTTTCGCTGAAGAGCCGCCCAAGCATGAAGTGAAAGTCCACGCGATTGTCGATCCCCGTTTTAAAATTCCTGCTGGAGCCAACAATCACGAGGTCTCGGCGAAACTGGATGTCCCTGCCGATGTGGAAGTCCTGGGCTTTTTGCCTCACATGCATCTGCGTGGGAAGGCGGCGAAGTATGAACTGGTTCGTGATGGGGAAACCGAAACCTTGTTGGACGTCCCTCATTACGATTTCAATTGGCAATTGCTGTATCGCTTAGCCGCGCCTCGCCAACTGAAAACCGGAGACACGATCCGTTACACCTCATGGTACGACAATAGTGCGGATAACCCCGCGAATCCCGATCCGAGTCGAGACGTTCGCTGGGGACAACAGACCTACGACGAAATGCACCTTGGATACGTCGAATACGTAGTGACTGCGGAAACGCCAGAAGAAAAACCGGTCGCGGATCAAAACAACGACCGCGCGAGATTGTTTCGCCTTTTGGACGTCAATAAAGACGGTGCAATCACGCGTGATGAAGTCCGCCGACGAATGCCGCGTGATGAGTCGGCTGCGACAACCAAATTCGATCGACTCGACCGCGATAAGAACGGCAAAATCGACGCCGAGGAGCTGTCGCGTTTGTAG
- a CDS encoding response regulator, with protein sequence MAEKRVLVVDDDADIRVNIKDILDDLGHHTDTACDGPEALRLAGDQHYDMVLLDHQMPGMDGTTLHGELQKIQPTIVSVMITAHAGSTGAKRALGLGVVRVLCKPVDLNELLHLVDES encoded by the coding sequence ATGGCTGAGAAACGAGTGTTAGTTGTCGACGATGACGCCGACATCCGTGTCAACATCAAGGATATCTTGGACGATTTGGGGCATCACACGGATACCGCCTGCGACGGTCCAGAAGCACTCCGACTCGCAGGCGACCAACACTACGATATGGTCCTGCTGGATCACCAAATGCCTGGCATGGACGGGACAACTTTGCACGGCGAACTACAGAAGATCCAGCCCACAATCGTTTCGGTCATGATCACCGCCCACGCGGGCAGTACAGGGGCCAAGCGAGCACTGGGGCTTGGCGTGGTGCGTGTCCTGTGCAAACCGGTCGACCTGAATGAATTATTGCACCTCGTCGACGAAAGCTAG
- a CDS encoding DUF3124 domain-containing protein, translated as MANEANEAQAEKITKQLKLVIFLFVVAPIVLLVIFIEFRFRSFESAIPYQEPNIRDDARMEIDVMPWHPVDGQRLYVPAYSHVYHQQGEPVHLTVTLNIRNTDMNHDIVVSSVRYFDTAGKELRSMLKKPLRLGPLAATEFMIKREDKAGGSGASFIVEWQAGTEVNQPLAETIMIDTRGQQGISFTASAVILSEGTGENISPSTPVAPSP; from the coding sequence ATGGCGAACGAGGCAAATGAAGCTCAAGCCGAAAAGATCACAAAACAACTCAAACTGGTGATTTTCCTGTTTGTGGTCGCACCGATCGTGTTGCTGGTGATTTTTATCGAATTCCGGTTTCGGTCATTCGAATCCGCGATTCCCTATCAAGAACCAAATATTCGAGACGACGCTCGGATGGAGATTGACGTCATGCCGTGGCATCCAGTCGATGGCCAGCGTCTGTACGTTCCGGCCTACTCGCACGTCTACCACCAGCAAGGCGAACCGGTTCACCTAACGGTAACCCTAAATATTCGCAACACGGACATGAACCATGACATCGTGGTCAGCTCCGTTCGCTATTTCGATACCGCCGGCAAGGAGCTGCGTTCCATGCTAAAGAAGCCACTGCGACTTGGTCCGTTGGCAGCCACCGAATTCATGATCAAGCGTGAAGACAAAGCGGGCGGCAGCGGCGCTAGTTTTATTGTCGAGTGGCAGGCGGGAACTGAAGTCAATCAACCGTTGGCCGAAACGATCATGATTGACACGCGAGGTCAGCAGGGAATTTCGTTCACCGCTTCCGCCGTCATCCTCAGCGAAGGGACTGGTGAAAACATTTCACCGTCCACACCAGTCGCCCCTTCGCCATGA
- a CDS encoding ATP-binding protein, with translation MLNVLDILLVEDDADTRANLCDILELDGHRVRFAATHAEAKQQIQLAPVSVVILDRRLPDGTAEEFLPELRRLLPDVETIVVTGYADMDGTIEAFRNGVADYILKPINPDALRKSVQRLVRQRRTEAELRSEQRFANEILATAEAIVLVLDLNGGIRRFNPYFTKITGWELEELQGLDWFEHCIPPQEKDRIRGVFLSTAHDVHSTGILNPICTKDGGERQIRWSNTTLKDNSGRVTSVLGVGVDVTELVAAEDLAMRSERLAAIGQTMTGLAHESRNALQRIKAGVEVLSLEIPASSEANADLKSIARAANDLHTLLEEVRSYAAPIHLRRKQVRLPDLWRRVWGYLKVSKSGRSAELDDSGCHCEDLVEVDVAKMEQVFRNLFENSLAACSDPAIISVRCESDGPNSILVEVRDNGPGLNAEQQRKLFDPFYTTKSAGTGLGMSIVQRIIDAHRGEIQIVESTTGACFQFRLAKQTSLARQRTCQEI, from the coding sequence ATGTTGAACGTGTTAGACATATTGCTTGTCGAGGATGACGCCGATACGCGCGCCAACCTGTGCGATATCCTTGAACTTGACGGTCACCGAGTCCGCTTTGCTGCAACACACGCCGAGGCAAAGCAGCAAATCCAACTGGCGCCCGTTTCCGTGGTGATTCTGGACCGACGCTTGCCAGACGGCACGGCGGAAGAATTCTTGCCGGAACTGCGACGCTTGCTTCCTGACGTCGAAACCATCGTCGTGACGGGATACGCCGATATGGATGGCACCATTGAAGCTTTCCGTAACGGGGTCGCAGACTACATTCTAAAACCAATCAATCCGGACGCCCTGCGGAAAAGCGTCCAGCGACTTGTTCGCCAACGTCGCACGGAAGCCGAACTACGGAGCGAACAGCGGTTTGCCAATGAAATTCTGGCGACCGCCGAGGCGATCGTGCTTGTGCTAGATCTGAACGGTGGAATCCGCCGATTCAATCCCTACTTCACCAAGATTACCGGTTGGGAACTAGAGGAACTGCAAGGCCTTGATTGGTTTGAACATTGTATTCCTCCCCAGGAGAAGGACAGGATCCGTGGCGTTTTTCTATCCACCGCGCACGACGTCCATTCCACAGGCATTCTAAACCCGATTTGCACCAAAGACGGAGGGGAACGTCAGATACGATGGTCCAACACCACCCTGAAAGACAATTCAGGACGAGTGACGTCAGTCTTGGGGGTGGGCGTCGATGTGACCGAACTGGTCGCCGCTGAAGACCTGGCAATGCGTTCAGAACGTCTGGCGGCAATCGGTCAGACAATGACCGGACTGGCTCACGAAAGTCGCAACGCACTCCAGCGAATCAAAGCGGGCGTGGAAGTGCTCTCCCTGGAAATTCCGGCATCCTCGGAAGCGAATGCAGATTTAAAGTCGATCGCTCGTGCCGCAAACGACCTGCACACTTTGCTGGAAGAGGTCCGCTCCTACGCCGCCCCGATCCACTTACGCCGGAAACAAGTTCGGCTGCCCGACCTTTGGCGACGGGTCTGGGGATACCTGAAGGTATCAAAATCGGGGCGGTCTGCTGAACTGGATGACAGTGGATGTCACTGTGAAGATCTTGTTGAAGTGGACGTAGCGAAAATGGAACAGGTTTTTCGAAATCTTTTTGAAAATTCGCTCGCCGCTTGCAGTGATCCGGCCATAATCAGCGTCCGCTGCGAGTCGGATGGGCCCAATTCCATTCTGGTAGAAGTCCGGGATAACGGCCCCGGACTGAACGCCGAGCAGCAACGTAAACTTTTTGATCCCTTTTACACCACCAAAAGCGCCGGCACCGGTTTGGGCATGTCGATCGTGCAGCGAATTATCGACGCCCATCGCGGCGAGATTCAAATCGTTGAATCGACGACCGGGGCCTGCTTCCAATTTCGTTTAGCGAAGCAGACCTCCCTGGCTCGTCAACGAACGTGCCAGGAGATTTAG
- a CDS encoding BON domain-containing protein translates to MPATRTVDAEPIPTHFGESSTNDGHGGAVIVRQAETLIERVENEKEGYFRKAIAESGYRDLRNVRARVISGVVHLTGCVSSYYLKQVAQEAIRPLAIGLTICNRLTVGRVDPPHAISRPNGYHASCGSLSLLSDR, encoded by the coding sequence ATGCCCGCCACTCGAACCGTGGATGCCGAACCGATACCGACGCACTTTGGTGAATCATCGACCAACGATGGCCATGGGGGGGCGGTCATCGTACGACAGGCCGAAACACTCATCGAGAGAGTTGAAAACGAGAAAGAGGGATACTTCCGAAAGGCGATCGCGGAATCCGGTTACCGTGATTTGCGAAATGTGCGAGCGCGAGTGATCTCGGGAGTCGTCCATCTTACTGGTTGCGTCAGCTCGTATTATCTAAAGCAAGTCGCCCAAGAAGCGATCCGGCCTTTGGCGATCGGATTGACCATCTGCAATCGATTGACTGTCGGAAGAGTCGACCCTCCACATGCAATCAGTAGGCCCAATGGCTACCACGCCAGCTGCGGTTCTTTGTCGTTATTATCGGACCGATGA
- a CDS encoding oxidoreductase, which translates to MSQTLDDNTTFQCYRIQSHDGEVSGSVETCTIGSLPEGEVLIRAAFSDVNYKDALAATGHGKIIRDFPLIGGIDVSGRVESSTDNRFKPGDAVVVTGCGLGERHDGGFSEFVRVPADWVVPLSDALSLQQAMAVGTAGFTAALAIDRMELCGQTPDGGSVLVTGATGGVGSFAINMLKGRGYEVTALTGKPSSADYLRELGASEVLIRGDLEMGTRPLERAKFAGAIDSLGGDVLSWITRVIQPSGNIASIGLAGGSALNTTVMPFILRGINLLGIDSVNVPQRARREVWKRIATDLRPSHFDKIVTRQVTLGELNDVFKSFIDGQVTGRTIVKISDVH; encoded by the coding sequence ATGTCCCAGACGCTAGACGACAACACAACCTTTCAGTGTTACCGAATTCAGAGTCATGATGGTGAGGTAAGTGGGAGCGTTGAAACTTGCACAATCGGAAGTCTGCCGGAGGGCGAAGTCCTGATTCGTGCCGCGTTCTCTGACGTGAACTACAAAGATGCACTTGCGGCAACCGGACACGGCAAAATCATTCGCGACTTCCCGTTGATTGGTGGGATCGATGTATCGGGACGGGTCGAATCTTCCACGGACAATCGCTTCAAACCTGGCGATGCGGTGGTTGTCACGGGATGTGGTTTAGGCGAACGGCATGATGGTGGCTTTTCTGAATTCGTACGTGTTCCCGCCGATTGGGTTGTCCCCCTTTCGGATGCGTTAAGTTTGCAGCAGGCGATGGCGGTTGGAACGGCGGGGTTTACCGCTGCATTGGCGATTGACAGGATGGAATTGTGTGGTCAAACGCCCGACGGTGGTTCGGTCCTGGTCACCGGGGCGACCGGCGGTGTCGGCAGTTTTGCAATCAACATGCTGAAGGGACGCGGATACGAAGTGACCGCGTTGACAGGGAAACCCTCCTCCGCGGATTACCTCCGCGAGTTGGGGGCCAGTGAAGTTTTAATTCGCGGGGACTTAGAAATGGGGACGCGTCCTTTGGAACGTGCAAAGTTTGCAGGGGCAATCGACAGTCTGGGGGGCGATGTGCTCTCATGGATTACCCGCGTGATCCAGCCTTCTGGTAATATCGCATCGATTGGGCTTGCGGGCGGCAGCGCGTTAAATACGACGGTCATGCCATTCATTTTGCGAGGCATCAACCTGTTGGGAATCGATTCCGTAAACGTCCCGCAACGTGCACGGCGTGAAGTTTGGAAACGGATCGCTACCGACCTCCGTCCATCGCACTTTGATAAGATCGTAACACGGCAGGTCACGCTGGGCGAATTGAACGATGTGTTCAAAAGTTTCATCGATGGCCAGGTCACGGGACGAACGATCGTCAAAATTTCCGACGTCCATTAG
- a CDS encoding two-component system sensor histidine kinase NtrB: MLERELQALNASILETAVDGIIVIDSKGTIQLANPATEKLFHFTQSELIGKNVKILMPSPYRKEHDGYLQNYHDTGHRMIIGSGREVMGQRKDGSTFPLHLAVSEINIGGKQLFTGVVRDITDLKEAQRKLGELNASLDERVREQAFALQEAQAELVRKEKYATLGQISGSIAHEIRNPLNAVKTSAYFLLNAKTPSKEKIREHLERIDRQVAMIDNVVTALVDVTQMPEPDVHPCEVEQLLTVAMSGTNIPPGLTVKKQIPADLPKVLVDGSQLAIVLRNLIRNSRDAMPNGGVMTVICSADKSQVTTEIRDTGTGISPSDLLRIAEPFFSTKASGMGLGLAITKAIVEKNRGMIRVQSELGQGTQFFISLPTGNDAKDQPQNDAQGTNHG, translated from the coding sequence ATGCTCGAGCGCGAACTCCAAGCCCTGAACGCTTCCATTCTGGAAACCGCTGTCGATGGCATCATCGTCATCGATTCGAAGGGAACGATCCAGTTAGCGAACCCAGCGACGGAAAAACTTTTCCACTTTACCCAATCCGAACTGATTGGGAAAAACGTGAAAATCCTGATGCCCTCTCCTTATCGCAAGGAACATGACGGGTACCTGCAGAACTACCATGACACCGGTCATCGGATGATTATCGGCAGCGGCCGCGAGGTGATGGGACAGCGGAAAGACGGCAGCACGTTTCCATTGCACTTGGCCGTCAGCGAAATCAACATCGGAGGGAAGCAACTGTTCACAGGCGTTGTTCGCGACATCACCGATCTAAAAGAGGCTCAGCGTAAACTAGGCGAATTGAACGCCAGCCTAGACGAACGGGTCAGGGAACAGGCATTCGCGTTACAGGAGGCCCAAGCCGAATTGGTTCGCAAAGAAAAGTATGCAACGCTGGGGCAGATCTCAGGCAGCATCGCTCATGAAATCCGAAATCCGTTGAACGCTGTCAAAACGTCCGCCTACTTTCTATTAAATGCGAAAACGCCTTCGAAAGAAAAAATACGCGAGCACCTAGAACGAATCGACCGGCAGGTTGCGATGATTGACAACGTCGTAACGGCTTTAGTCGATGTCACGCAAATGCCCGAACCGGATGTCCATCCATGCGAAGTGGAACAGTTGCTAACCGTCGCCATGTCTGGCACGAACATTCCTCCCGGCTTGACCGTCAAGAAACAGATTCCCGCGGACCTACCGAAGGTCCTTGTCGACGGCAGTCAATTGGCGATCGTCCTGCGGAATCTGATTCGCAACTCGCGAGACGCGATGCCTAACGGCGGAGTCATGACGGTTATATGCAGTGCGGACAAATCGCAAGTCACGACCGAAATTCGAGATACAGGGACCGGAATTTCTCCTTCCGACCTTCTACGCATCGCCGAACCATTCTTTTCAACCAAAGCAAGCGGAATGGGGCTAGGGTTGGCCATTACAAAAGCGATCGTTGAAAAAAACCGGGGAATGATCCGCGTGCAAAGTGAACTCGGGCAGGGAACTCAATTTTTCATTTCGCTGCCCACCGGAAACGACGCCAAAGACCAACCCCAGAACGACGCTCAGGGAACAAACCATGGCTGA
- a CDS encoding putative quinol monooxygenase, giving the protein MSKLTIVANFKVKSDKIDVVRAELEKMIGPTRQEEGCLQYDLHQDNDNPAHFMFYENWESRELWQLHSASDHVQAYRKASEGMIEEFVLNEMTHIA; this is encoded by the coding sequence ATGTCAAAACTGACCATTGTTGCAAATTTCAAAGTCAAGTCCGACAAGATCGATGTCGTTAGAGCCGAGCTTGAAAAGATGATCGGCCCAACTCGCCAGGAGGAGGGTTGTCTCCAATACGACCTCCACCAGGACAACGACAATCCAGCGCATTTCATGTTCTATGAAAACTGGGAATCACGTGAGCTATGGCAATTACATTCGGCTAGCGACCACGTTCAGGCATACCGCAAAGCCAGCGAGGGAATGATCGAAGAGTTTGTCCTCAATGAAATGACTCACATCGCGTAA
- a CDS encoding universal stress protein codes for MKVLLATDGSDSSIDAAKFVRGLAERNDIDLTIMTVSYNPTEYSMQPWMPEWTDVEEKRTRSLLDSTADSLRDHVSTLKLIHKSGPTVPCILDEAADIKADLIVIGAKGHSAIHRVLLGSVSDSVASHAKCSVVVVRPSKQAETQPKQIVVGFDKSAASREAVAEMMELKWDRDSKVNVVSAVEQPRLMFAEDYVGPSLDVDPEQVDAIRETAERMASQIASAIPKTDTKIPVAEHVGSAIVEAAEEDNADLVIVGDTGHSLLGELLLGSTSKYVLRHAPCSVWISRHHYKTE; via the coding sequence ATGAAGGTTTTGCTTGCGACGGACGGTTCCGATAGCTCTATCGACGCCGCGAAATTTGTTCGCGGATTGGCGGAGCGAAACGATATAGATCTGACGATCATGACGGTTTCGTACAATCCCACCGAGTATTCGATGCAACCCTGGATGCCCGAATGGACGGATGTCGAGGAGAAAAGAACGCGATCGCTGCTCGATTCGACAGCGGATTCGCTCCGTGACCACGTCAGTACGTTGAAATTGATTCATAAGTCAGGTCCCACGGTCCCTTGTATCCTGGACGAAGCGGCCGACATCAAAGCGGATTTGATTGTGATCGGTGCGAAAGGGCATTCCGCCATCCATCGAGTCCTGCTGGGGAGCGTTTCGGACAGCGTCGCGAGTCATGCGAAGTGTTCGGTCGTTGTCGTGCGTCCTAGCAAGCAAGCTGAGACACAGCCGAAACAAATTGTCGTTGGGTTTGATAAATCAGCCGCTTCTCGTGAAGCGGTGGCTGAAATGATGGAACTGAAATGGGACCGGGATTCGAAGGTCAACGTTGTCAGCGCCGTTGAACAACCACGGCTTATGTTTGCGGAAGATTACGTGGGGCCGTCGCTTGACGTCGACCCCGAACAGGTCGATGCGATCCGCGAAACCGCGGAAAGGATGGCCAGCCAAATCGCATCCGCGATCCCAAAAACCGACACGAAAATCCCCGTCGCCGAGCATGTGGGAAGCGCGATCGTCGAAGCCGCAGAAGAAGATAATGCAGACCTTGTCATTGTTGGTGACACCGGGCACAGTTTGCTAGGCGAACTGCTGCTGGGGAGCACCTCCAAGTACGTTCTGCGACACGCACCCTGCAGCGTTTGGATCTCTCGGCATCATTACAAAACCGAATAA
- a CDS encoding sulfatase-like hydrolase/transferase, which yields MTTQIHSTLDSVSYPIAANRFARIRGMTAGRWMVIAFLLLQTAFVKADPPNILIITADNLGYGDLPIYNPASPIIAPNLERLASQGARLTNFYTASPTCTVSRACLLTGRIPQRHGLVNQLAGVEGNYGIGLSQKEILVPQILKRSTQSYSTGCFGKWNIGFAEGSRPTERGFDEFLGHASGNIDYYHHIYAGKHDLFKGTNPFDATGTYSTDLFADAAIDFIRRKSSSKDCWFCYVPFNAPHFPSARNKQPGQKNEYQAPDEAFAAYGVSADQADPKRRYDAVVTALDAAIGRLIDAVDDSAAADNTFVFFFSDNGAFQLGRKGLDVGDNAPLKSGGVTCWEGGLRVPALARWPGKIAAGSVVSEPLWSPDLMIACARLSGTELPTDRTFDGRNPLPVLCNGAASPHESMFFNFRSHAALRQGDWKIVREKPTAAWQLFNLAEDIGESHDLAARKPETVAELEQTFAEWNTSL from the coding sequence ATGACCACGCAGATTCACTCAACGCTCGATTCAGTCAGCTACCCAATTGCCGCAAATCGCTTTGCTCGAATCAGGGGAATGACCGCCGGCCGCTGGATGGTGATCGCGTTCCTTCTTCTTCAAACGGCTTTCGTGAAGGCCGATCCGCCAAACATTTTGATTATCACCGCGGATAATCTGGGGTATGGTGACCTTCCAATCTATAACCCAGCCTCCCCAATCATCGCCCCGAATCTAGAGCGGTTGGCATCGCAGGGAGCTCGTCTGACCAATTTTTATACCGCGTCGCCAACATGCACTGTTTCTCGAGCCTGTTTGTTGACCGGGCGTATCCCGCAGCGGCACGGTTTGGTCAATCAGCTTGCCGGCGTGGAGGGGAATTACGGAATCGGACTTAGCCAAAAAGAAATCCTTGTCCCGCAAATCTTAAAGCGGTCGACGCAGTCGTATTCGACGGGGTGTTTCGGTAAATGGAATATTGGTTTCGCGGAAGGTTCTCGTCCTACCGAACGGGGCTTTGACGAGTTCCTCGGCCATGCGTCTGGGAACATCGACTATTACCATCACATCTACGCGGGCAAGCACGATCTGTTCAAGGGGACAAACCCGTTCGACGCAACGGGGACATATTCGACCGATTTGTTTGCGGACGCCGCGATTGATTTTATCCGAAGAAAATCGAGCTCAAAAGATTGCTGGTTCTGTTACGTTCCGTTTAACGCACCCCATTTCCCAAGCGCGCGGAATAAGCAACCCGGTCAGAAGAATGAATACCAAGCACCGGATGAAGCCTTTGCCGCGTACGGGGTGTCAGCCGATCAGGCGGATCCAAAGCGTCGGTACGACGCGGTCGTTACCGCCTTGGATGCGGCAATTGGTCGTCTGATCGATGCGGTCGACGATTCCGCTGCCGCTGATAATACCTTTGTTTTCTTTTTCTCGGATAACGGTGCGTTCCAGCTCGGGCGTAAAGGTCTGGATGTTGGCGACAACGCTCCGCTTAAAAGTGGAGGCGTCACATGCTGGGAAGGGGGCCTGCGAGTTCCTGCACTGGCACGCTGGCCGGGAAAGATTGCAGCGGGATCGGTAGTGTCGGAACCGCTTTGGTCCCCCGATTTGATGATCGCTTGTGCCCGGTTGTCTGGCACGGAACTACCAACAGACCGAACGTTCGACGGAAGGAACCCGTTACCGGTTCTTTGTAACGGTGCTGCATCACCACACGAGTCGATGTTTTTCAATTTTCGATCGCATGCCGCCCTTCGCCAAGGAGATTGGAAGATTGTGCGCGAGAAGCCGACTGCGGCGTGGCAATTGTTCAATTTGGCGGAGGACATTGGCGAGTCGCATGACCTCGCGGCAAGGAAGCCGGAAACCGTCGCCGAACTAGAACAAACGTTTGCCGAGTGGAATACGTCGCTGTAA
- a CDS encoding DinB family protein: protein MTIGTDLLPEFDNEMAGTRKALERIPDDKLHWKIHEKSNTIGWVAAHIVNLPTWASMTIENDFFDMNPPGGEPFKTPSFDSVAEILAAFDRNVSESRSLLESVSDEELHKPWSLKNAGETLFTMPKLAVIRTWVLNHIIHHRAHLCVYLRMNDIPVPGLYGPSGDE from the coding sequence ATGACCATCGGAACAGATTTGCTGCCAGAATTTGACAATGAAATGGCCGGGACTCGCAAGGCATTGGAACGGATTCCGGACGACAAACTTCACTGGAAGATTCACGAGAAATCAAACACGATTGGCTGGGTTGCCGCCCATATCGTCAATTTGCCGACCTGGGCTTCAATGACCATCGAAAATGATTTCTTCGACATGAATCCGCCCGGTGGCGAGCCGTTCAAAACACCCAGCTTCGATTCTGTCGCTGAAATTCTGGCTGCGTTTGATCGCAATGTTTCCGAAAGCCGATCGCTTTTGGAATCGGTCAGCGACGAAGAACTTCATAAGCCATGGAGTCTTAAGAATGCGGGTGAAACTCTTTTCACGATGCCAAAACTTGCCGTCATCCGGACCTGGGTCCTCAATCACATCATTCACCACCGTGCCCATCTATGTGTTTACCTCCGGATGAATGACATCCCCGTTCCAGGCCTGTACGGTCCGTCTGGGGATGAGTGA